In Anaerolineales bacterium, one DNA window encodes the following:
- a CDS encoding FAD-dependent oxidoreductase, giving the protein MANVHQFDVVVVGAGGAGLMAGLYASRTAKTAVISKLYPTRSHTGAAQGGIAAALGNLEGDNPEWHMYDTVKGSDYLGDQDAIEFMCNEAIDAVLELEHMGLPFDRTPDGRISQRPFGGHTNNETGKPVRRAAHAADRTGHMILQTLYQQCIKNKVNFFDEYQVLDFIMVDGRTAGVVAVDLATGELHTIHAKAVIFATGGHGRIFEVTSNAYAYTGDGAAILLRHGIPLEDMEFFQFHPTGIYKLGILITEGVRGEGGVLINGRGERFMPGYAPTIKDLASRDVVSRAIYTEVKEGRGIDGKNYVYLDIRPESVNKFAAEDGRTNPDGSKFNLTTEQVLKKLPDIIDFCRVYLGVDPLTQMMPIQPTAHYTMGGIPTNKYGEVVIDDRNTVLPGLYAAGECACVSVHGGNRLGCNSLLDLVVFGKHAGLKAAEYAKAAGFENLPGDAATGTRSTLEALRNGSGRENAFDIANEMKKVMFADVGIYRNEKDMQAALDKVRELKERFKNVGVTDTGKIFNTELLNAWELGNLLEIAEVVALSALNRKESRGGHSREDYPDRDDQNWMKHTLVTQKNGKLEISYKPVVITKHQPKARVY; this is encoded by the coding sequence CGCACTGCCAAGACCGCCGTCATCAGCAAGTTATATCCCACCCGCTCGCACACAGGCGCGGCGCAGGGCGGCATTGCTGCCGCGCTCGGCAACCTGGAAGGCGATAATCCCGAATGGCATATGTACGATACCGTCAAAGGGTCCGATTATCTCGGCGACCAGGACGCCATTGAGTTCATGTGTAATGAGGCGATCGACGCCGTGCTCGAACTGGAACACATGGGCCTGCCCTTCGACCGCACCCCGGACGGACGCATCTCCCAGCGACCGTTTGGCGGGCACACCAACAACGAAACGGGCAAACCCGTCCGCAGGGCGGCGCACGCCGCCGACCGCACGGGTCACATGATCCTGCAAACGTTGTATCAACAGTGCATTAAGAACAAAGTAAACTTTTTTGATGAATATCAAGTGCTGGATTTCATCATGGTCGACGGCAGGACGGCCGGCGTGGTGGCGGTGGACCTTGCCACGGGCGAATTGCATACCATCCATGCAAAAGCAGTCATCTTCGCCACAGGCGGACACGGACGCATCTTCGAGGTCACGTCCAATGCGTATGCGTACACGGGGGATGGGGCGGCGATCCTGTTGCGTCACGGCATTCCGCTGGAGGATATGGAGTTCTTTCAGTTCCACCCGACGGGGATTTATAAGCTCGGTATCCTCATCACCGAGGGTGTACGCGGTGAAGGCGGCGTGCTGATCAACGGCAGGGGCGAGCGTTTCATGCCCGGTTATGCGCCAACCATCAAGGACCTGGCTTCGCGCGATGTGGTCAGCCGCGCCATTTATACAGAAGTCAAAGAGGGACGCGGTATTGACGGCAAGAACTACGTCTATTTGGATATCCGCCCTGAAAGCGTGAATAAATTTGCGGCGGAAGATGGACGTACGAACCCTGACGGCTCCAAATTCAATTTGACCACTGAACAAGTCCTGAAAAAATTGCCCGATATCATTGATTTTTGCCGGGTGTACCTGGGTGTTGACCCGCTGACCCAGATGATGCCCATCCAGCCGACTGCGCACTATACAATGGGCGGCATCCCGACAAATAAATACGGCGAAGTTGTGATTGATGACAGGAACACAGTTCTGCCTGGGTTGTATGCGGCCGGGGAATGTGCCTGTGTTTCCGTGCATGGCGGCAACCGCCTGGGATGTAATTCCCTGCTTGATCTGGTTGTGTTCGGCAAACACGCGGGACTCAAGGCGGCGGAGTACGCAAAAGCAGCCGGGTTTGAGAATCTGCCCGGGGATGCAGCAACAGGCACAAGATCCACGCTGGAGGCGCTGCGCAATGGGTCTGGCAGGGAAAATGCGTTCGACATCGCCAATGAAATGAAGAAGGTCATGTTCGCGGATGTCGGTATTTACCGCAACGAAAAGGACATGCAGGCCGCCCTGGACAAGGTGCGTGAATTGAAGGAACGCTTCAAGAACGTGGGTGTGACAGACACCGGCAAGATTTTCAACACCGAGTTGTTGAACGCCTGGGAACTCGGCAACCTGCTCGAAATTGCGGAAGTGGTTGCGCTGAGTGCGTTGAACAGGAAAGAATCACGCGGCGGACATTCGCGCGAGGATTATCCCGACCGTGACGACCAGAATTGGATGAAACACACGCTGGTCACGCAGAAGAACGGCAAGCTTGAGATCAGTTACAAGCCCGTTGTCATCACCAAGCACCAGCCCAAGGCCAGAGTTTATTAA
- a CDS encoding succinate dehydrogenase iron-sulfur subunit produces the protein MEVTVKIFRYNPEKDQRGNYVTYKIEADENDRVLDVLEYIKGKEDGTLSFRRSCAHGVCGSDAMRINGRNMLACKVLIRDIGANITVEPLLGLKIAKDLIVDMEPFFDNYKKVLPYFINDSPLPEGGRERLQSPEDRARFDETTKCILCAACTTSCPSYWANGEYYGPAAIVTAHRFIFDSRDEAAGERLQILAKTDGVARCHTAYSCTEACPREIKITRAIGEVKMAMITGKLD, from the coding sequence ATGGAAGTTACAGTCAAAATTTTCCGTTACAACCCCGAGAAGGACCAGCGCGGCAACTATGTCACGTATAAAATAGAAGCCGATGAGAACGACCGCGTGCTGGATGTGCTTGAATACATCAAAGGCAAGGAGGACGGCACGTTGTCCTTCCGCCGTTCGTGCGCGCACGGCGTGTGCGGGTCAGACGCGATGCGCATCAACGGGCGCAACATGCTGGCCTGCAAGGTGTTGATCCGTGATATCGGGGCGAACATCACCGTGGAGCCGTTGCTCGGCTTGAAGATCGCCAAGGACCTGATCGTGGATATGGAGCCGTTCTTCGATAATTACAAGAAGGTGCTGCCGTATTTCATCAATGACAGCCCGCTGCCCGAAGGCGGACGCGAGCGCTTGCAAAGTCCCGAAGACCGTGCACGCTTCGATGAGACGACGAAGTGTATTTTATGCGCAGCTTGCACCACTTCCTGTCCGTCGTATTGGGCGAACGGCGAATATTACGGTCCCGCCGCCATCGTGACCGCGCACCGCTTCATCTTCGACAGCCGCGACGAAGCCGCCGGCGAACGCCTGCAAATCCTCGCGAAGACGGACGGCGTGGCGCGTTGCCATACCGCGTATTCCTGCACCGAGGCCTGCCCGCGCGAGATCAAGATCACCCGCGCCATCGGCGAGGTGAAGATGGCGATGATCACAGGGAAGCTGGATTAG
- a CDS encoding PhzF family phenazine biosynthesis protein, which produces MNVLKLAAFSQNGQGGNPAGVAFYDETPAAEEMLAIAKQVGYSETAFLVKQGEGWRVRYFAPEMEVPFCGHATIALGGALGERFGEGTYQLYLNDSQISVRAEKSTNGMSATLQSPETWSEAAPQEYVDKILTAFKLTKEQLDTRFPIRLAGAGAKHLIISLKDRKTLADMSYPFDEVRALMAEQGLVTISLLWNESDDVFHSRNAFASGGVYEDPATGAAAAALAGYLRDINWRGPKTFTILQGEDMGMPSRLTVSFTQKAAESIAVSGEVRHIE; this is translated from the coding sequence ATGAACGTGTTAAAACTCGCCGCCTTCTCCCAGAATGGACAGGGCGGCAATCCCGCTGGCGTGGCATTTTATGATGAGACGCCCGCTGCCGAGGAAATGCTCGCGATCGCCAAACAGGTCGGTTATTCGGAAACGGCATTTCTTGTCAAACAGGGCGAAGGCTGGCGCGTGCGTTATTTCGCGCCTGAAATGGAAGTCCCCTTTTGCGGTCATGCCACCATTGCGCTCGGCGGCGCGCTCGGTGAACGCTTTGGCGAAGGGACCTATCAACTTTATTTGAACGACAGCCAGATCAGCGTACGTGCGGAAAAATCTACGAACGGGATGTCGGCCACACTGCAATCACCCGAGACGTGGTCGGAGGCTGCGCCGCAGGAATATGTGGATAAGATCCTGACAGCGTTCAAACTGACGAAGGAACAACTTGATACACGCTTCCCTATCCGTTTGGCGGGGGCAGGCGCCAAGCACCTGATCATATCCCTCAAGGACCGCAAAACTCTGGCGGACATGTCCTACCCATTTGACGAGGTGCGCGCACTCATGGCCGAGCAGGGACTGGTCACGATCAGCCTGCTTTGGAACGAATCCGATGATGTGTTCCACTCGCGCAATGCATTCGCCTCCGGCGGAGTCTACGAAGACCCCGCCACGGGAGCCGCCGCCGCGGCGCTGGCGGGGTATCTGCGCGACATCAATTGGCGGGGACCAAAGACCTTCACAATTTTACAGGGAGAGGACATGGGCATGCCATCGCGCCTGACTGTATCATTCACACAGAAGGCGGCGGAAAGCATCGCTGTCAGCGGGGAAGTGCGTCATATCGAATAG
- a CDS encoding class I SAM-dependent rRNA methyltransferase codes for MDFIPALSDLPLPASQRIAMKVTAPAGRIIRQGHPWVFDQSIIEQSHEGAPGDLAVIFDGKRKFLAVGLYDPTSPIRVRIFQKGKPAPIDRNWFREKLGTAAGLRASLQEQDTNGYRLVHGENDGLPGLVIDRYAETLVIKLYTPAWVPHLKELCSALEGGHPFERLILRLSRSLTRQAKYLHGLTDGMTILGQPPEGLILFKENGLTFECDPIHGQKTGFFLDQRDNRARVEAFSAGKSVLNVFSYTGGFSVYAARGGAEEVLSVDISRPAVEATLRNIAGNRDVPGVNAAKFETIAMDAFEALAQMKGIQRRFGMVILDPPMFAQNQSQVEAALTAYRRLTQLGLAVLKPGGILVQASCSSRVDAARFFDAVQRSAKEAGRPLKELERSGHAPDHPVTFDEGAYLKCLFAIAP; via the coding sequence ATGGATTTCATTCCCGCACTTTCCGATCTTCCCCTCCCTGCCTCCCAGCGCATTGCAATGAAAGTCACCGCGCCTGCCGGGCGCATCATTCGGCAGGGACATCCCTGGGTCTTCGATCAATCCATAATCGAACAAAGCCATGAGGGTGCGCCCGGCGACCTGGCTGTGATCTTCGACGGCAAACGCAAATTCCTTGCCGTCGGTTTGTACGACCCCACATCCCCGATCCGCGTGCGTATTTTTCAAAAAGGGAAACCCGCGCCGATCGACCGCAACTGGTTCCGTGAAAAACTGGGGACCGCCGCAGGATTGCGCGCGTCATTACAGGAACAGGACACAAACGGCTATCGGCTCGTCCACGGCGAGAACGACGGACTGCCGGGGCTGGTGATCGACCGCTACGCCGAAACCCTTGTCATCAAACTTTACACGCCGGCCTGGGTCCCGCACTTGAAGGAATTGTGTTCCGCGCTGGAGGGGGGCCATCCATTCGAGCGGTTGATCCTGAGACTCAGCCGTTCGCTCACCAGGCAGGCAAAATATTTACACGGCTTGACGGATGGGATGACGATCCTCGGTCAGCCTCCCGAAGGCCTGATCCTGTTCAAGGAGAATGGACTCACCTTTGAGTGTGACCCCATCCACGGACAAAAGACCGGCTTCTTTCTCGATCAACGCGACAATCGCGCAAGGGTTGAGGCGTTCTCCGCGGGAAAGTCGGTGTTGAACGTATTTTCCTACACGGGCGGATTCTCCGTCTATGCGGCGCGCGGCGGTGCGGAGGAGGTCCTCAGCGTGGATATCAGCCGGCCGGCAGTGGAAGCGACTCTGCGCAACATTGCCGGCAACCGGGATGTGCCCGGCGTCAACGCTGCAAAATTCGAAACCATCGCGATGGATGCCTTTGAAGCGCTCGCGCAAATGAAGGGGATTCAACGCCGCTTCGGCATGGTCATCCTCGACCCGCCCATGTTCGCGCAGAATCAGTCACAGGTCGAGGCAGCGCTGACAGCCTATCGCCGCCTTACCCAACTGGGGCTTGCCGTATTAAAGCCGGGCGGTATTTTGGTTCAGGCCTCCTGTTCCAGCCGTGTGGATGCCGCCCGTTTTTTCGACGCAGTCCAGCGGTCCGCAAAGGAGGCGGGGCGTCCCTTGAAGGAATTGGAACGCAGCGGCCACGCGCCGGATCACCCCGTCACGTTTGATGAAGGCGCCTATCTTAAATGCCTGTTCGCCATTGCGCCCTGA
- a CDS encoding multidrug efflux SMR transporter, translating to MKTLIIPFFAILTEVIGTSALKFPDGFTIPSLVVVVGYGLSFYLLSIALKVMPLGVAYAIWSGGGLILTVIAGMILWRETLDWARVSGIVLIIAGIILINVFSKSPAH from the coding sequence ATGAAAACCCTCATCATCCCTTTCTTTGCCATCCTGACCGAAGTGATCGGTACCTCCGCCCTTAAATTCCCGGATGGATTCACCATCCCCAGCCTGGTCGTTGTTGTCGGATACGGCTTGTCGTTCTATCTGCTGTCCATTGCCTTGAAGGTCATGCCGCTCGGAGTGGCATACGCCATCTGGTCCGGTGGGGGATTAATCCTGACGGTTATTGCGGGCATGATCCTATGGCGCGAAACGCTGGACTGGGCGCGCGTGAGCGGGATCGTGCTCATCATCGCAGGCATTATTTTGATCAATGTGTTTTCAAAGTCACCGGCACATTAA
- a CDS encoding DinB family protein has product MQTYFADYLSLLRSCHNDVDKALDGLPPEALDWVPGQDMNSISVLVFHLTGAERFWIGDVAAQEPSDRDRDAEFKVKGLGTDALKKRLDDTLTQAGAALEKFSLQDLELPRRSPQTNREFTIGWALLHALEHAREHAGQIQITRQLWEQKENKP; this is encoded by the coding sequence ATGCAGACCTATTTTGCCGACTACTTAAGCCTTTTGCGAAGTTGTCACAATGATGTCGATAAAGCGCTGGATGGACTCCCGCCTGAAGCATTGGATTGGGTCCCCGGTCAGGACATGAACTCGATCAGCGTACTGGTTTTCCATCTTACTGGCGCGGAGCGGTTCTGGATCGGCGACGTGGCGGCGCAGGAACCATCGGACCGGGATCGGGATGCAGAGTTCAAAGTCAAAGGTCTGGGAACAGATGCCCTGAAAAAGCGGCTGGATGACACCTTGACCCAGGCCGGCGCCGCCCTGGAGAAATTCTCCTTGCAAGACCTCGAACTCCCGCGCCGTTCGCCGCAAACCAACCGTGAATTCACCATCGGCTGGGCGCTGCTCCACGCGCTCGAACATGCCAGGGAGCACGCAGGTCAAATACAAATTACACGGCAGTTGTGGGAGCAAAAGGAAAACAAACCTTGA
- a CDS encoding alpha/beta fold hydrolase — MATLELTEIKQQGVVKKVYQAFFSPSKYEVKPTDEAVLARGNAHRIPFDGGELAVTTWGDKRHPAVLLMHGWGGARAQMTGFVEPLLNAGYRVVAYDQPAHGESDGVLTNLLEIAPSMGEVMKREGRFEAIIAHSFGTLITSYALVNLNFPPPSKLVYFGAFNRLLDSLPRFQAIANLPDEVVDGMRMMIIEKFGEGVLEAVVNETLTPRIHIPALMFHDASDNVTPIEDSRAIAKAWKSAKLIETSGLGHRGALQSKEIHEQVVGFLTGK, encoded by the coding sequence ATGGCTACTTTAGAACTGACAGAAATAAAGCAACAAGGGGTTGTAAAAAAGGTGTACCAGGCCTTTTTCAGCCCGTCCAAATATGAGGTGAAACCCACCGATGAAGCCGTGCTGGCGCGCGGGAACGCCCATCGCATTCCTTTTGACGGCGGCGAACTGGCGGTCACAACCTGGGGCGATAAGAGGCATCCCGCCGTCTTGCTCATGCACGGCTGGGGCGGTGCACGCGCGCAGATGACGGGTTTCGTCGAACCTTTGTTGAACGCCGGCTATCGCGTGGTGGCGTACGATCAACCCGCGCACGGTGAATCGGATGGGGTCTTGACCAACCTGCTCGAGATCGCACCCAGCATGGGCGAGGTCATGAAGCGGGAGGGACGTTTCGAAGCGATCATCGCCCACTCATTCGGGACTTTGATCACGTCCTACGCGCTGGTCAACTTGAATTTCCCGCCTCCCTCCAAACTGGTGTATTTTGGCGCTTTCAACCGGCTTTTGGATTCCCTGCCGCGTTTTCAAGCCATCGCAAATCTGCCCGACGAGGTTGTGGATGGCATGCGCATGATGATCATCGAGAAATTTGGCGAGGGCGTGCTGGAGGCGGTCGTCAACGAAACTTTGACTCCGCGCATCCATATCCCCGCCTTGATGTTCCACGATGCTTCCGACAATGTCACGCCGATTGAAGACAGCCGCGCGATTGCAAAGGCATGGAAGAGCGCGAAACTGATCGAGACCTCCGGGTTGGGACACAGGGGCGCTCTGCAATCAAAAGAGATTCATGAACAGGTTGTCGGGTTTTTGACGGGAAAATAA
- a CDS encoding TetR/AcrR family transcriptional regulator has protein sequence MVKIENSKRTILNLAESLLMDVGFNGFSYANIASELGVKNAAIHYHFPTKEDLTCTVIQRYRERFRLWTNNSRVKDLPPAEKLAWFFNIYSDVRTDNGKVCLVGSLEVEFNSIPDRLRGEVEGLHREMLNWLEATLAEGREAGVFQFNGEPASKAALMFSSLQGALQMARALGTKKFRDVVQQLKLDLLV, from the coding sequence ATGGTCAAGATCGAAAACAGCAAGCGGACGATATTGAATCTGGCGGAATCCCTGTTGATGGATGTGGGCTTCAACGGCTTCAGCTATGCCAACATCGCCTCCGAGCTCGGTGTGAAGAACGCCGCCATCCATTATCACTTCCCCACCAAGGAGGACCTGACCTGCACGGTCATTCAACGCTATCGGGAACGCTTCAGGCTGTGGACCAACAACTCGCGTGTGAAAGATTTGCCCCCTGCGGAGAAACTGGCCTGGTTTTTTAACATCTACTCTGATGTCCGCACAGACAATGGCAAGGTCTGCCTTGTCGGTTCTCTGGAGGTTGAATTCAATTCGATCCCTGACCGGTTGCGCGGGGAGGTTGAAGGCCTGCACAGGGAAATGCTCAACTGGCTGGAGGCAACCCTCGCCGAAGGAAGAGAGGCGGGCGTGTTCCAATTCAACGGCGAACCGGCGAGCAAAGCCGCGTTGATGTTTTCCAGTTTGCAGGGCGCCCTGCAAATGGCGCGTGCGTTGGGAACAAAGAAGTTCCGCGATGTCGTTCAACAACTTAAACTCGATCTGCTCGTCTAA
- a CDS encoding ABC transporter ATP-binding protein: MHFSGWYQYMRQGDDKPTVTKELLLRVLSYAREYWGHITGMLVTILLGTGLSLLTPLVFRNMIDVVIPAKDTDRLVLLGVALLLIPALNGAINVVQRRLNSAVGEGVIYDLRSSLFARLQRMSLRFFTNTKTGELMSRLNNDVVGAQNAISNTIVNIVTNLIQAIALLAVMLTLEWRLTIVSVLILPLFIIAAQRLGIVLRDIAREAMDHNAKMNAHMNETLNIGGALLVKLFGRTREEENRFRERAANVRDIGIRRAVVGSSFFVIFGLVSAVGTALVYGLGGYFVITDVFTVGTIVAFGSYLGQLYGALQGLAGAPVEFSTSMVSFERVFEVIDLPQDIIEKENAIELRDVKGELEFDTISFNYQVDPSKLLKDVKRYGRHEDVGAVLSLADKSNGEKEMKSTASDSGETDSTSQAREVALEGVSFTARPGSLVALVGPSGAGKTTMTYLIPRLYDPTDGVIRIDGHDLRDVTLDSLAHTIGMVTQENYLFHDTIRTNLTYAKMDAAQSEIETAARTANIHQFIMDLPDGYDTIVGERGYRLSGGEKQRIALARVILKDPRILVLDEATSSLDSESEALIQDALKRVMAGRTSIVIAHRLSTILAADLILVMDRGRIVERGTHDELLSQNGLYAQLYETQFRGERV; encoded by the coding sequence ATGCACTTCAGCGGCTGGTATCAATACATGCGGCAGGGCGACGACAAGCCCACCGTCACAAAAGAATTACTACTGCGCGTGCTTTCCTACGCGCGTGAATATTGGGGACACATCACGGGCATGCTCGTCACCATTTTGCTCGGCACGGGCCTGTCCCTGCTGACGCCGCTCGTCTTCCGCAACATGATCGACGTGGTGATTCCCGCCAAAGACACAGATCGACTCGTCCTGCTCGGTGTGGCGCTGCTGCTCATCCCTGCACTTAACGGCGCGATCAATGTGGTTCAGCGGCGCTTGAACTCGGCAGTGGGCGAAGGCGTCATCTACGACCTGCGTTCGAGTCTCTTTGCGCGCCTGCAACGCATGTCCCTGCGATTCTTCACCAACACAAAAACGGGCGAGTTGATGTCCCGTCTCAACAATGATGTGGTTGGCGCGCAGAACGCCATCAGTAACACCATTGTCAACATCGTGACCAATCTCATACAGGCGATCGCCCTGCTGGCGGTCATGCTCACGCTCGAATGGCGGCTAACCATCGTCAGTGTGCTCATCCTGCCGTTATTCATCATCGCCGCACAGCGGCTCGGTATCGTCCTGCGTGACATCGCCCGCGAAGCCATGGATCACAACGCCAAGATGAACGCGCACATGAACGAGACCCTCAACATCGGCGGCGCACTGCTGGTCAAATTATTCGGACGCACGCGTGAAGAGGAAAACCGCTTCCGTGAACGCGCCGCCAACGTGCGCGACATCGGCATCCGCCGTGCGGTGGTCGGCTCGTCGTTCTTCGTCATCTTTGGTCTGGTCAGCGCAGTGGGCACGGCGCTGGTCTACGGTCTCGGCGGTTACTTCGTCATCACTGATGTCTTCACCGTCGGAACCATTGTCGCATTCGGCTCGTATCTCGGTCAACTTTATGGCGCACTGCAAGGACTGGCTGGCGCGCCTGTCGAGTTTTCGACCAGCATGGTCAGTTTCGAGCGCGTGTTCGAGGTCATTGATCTTCCGCAGGATATCATCGAAAAAGAAAATGCCATCGAACTCCGCGATGTGAAAGGCGAGCTTGAATTCGATACCATCTCCTTCAACTATCAAGTTGACCCATCCAAATTATTGAAAGATGTCAAGCGTTACGGACGACATGAAGACGTGGGTGCGGTCCTGTCATTGGCGGATAAAAGCAACGGGGAGAAGGAGATGAAGAGCACCGCATCAGACTCAGGGGAGACTGACTCCACATCCCAAGCCAGAGAGGTCGCTTTGGAGGGAGTCTCCTTTACCGCGCGTCCTGGAAGTTTGGTCGCGTTGGTCGGTCCCTCTGGCGCGGGCAAAACGACGATGACCTATCTCATCCCGCGCCTATATGACCCCACGGACGGCGTCATCCGCATCGACGGGCATGACCTGCGCGACGTCACGCTTGATTCGCTTGCGCACACAATCGGCATGGTGACACAGGAGAATTATCTCTTCCACGACACCATCCGCACGAACCTGACGTATGCGAAAATGGACGCGGCGCAATCCGAGATCGAAACCGCGGCGCGCACCGCGAACATCCATCAGTTCATCATGGACCTGCCCGACGGCTATGACACCATCGTGGGCGAGCGCGGATATAGACTCAGCGGCGGTGAAAAACAACGCATCGCGCTGGCGCGTGTGATCCTCAAAGACCCGCGCATCCTCGTGCTCGATGAAGCCACCAGTTCACTCGACAGCGAATCCGAAGCTCTGATCCAGGATGCGTTGAAGCGCGTCATGGCTGGGCGCACGAGCATTGTGATCGCTCATCGTTTGAGCACGATACTGGCGGCAGATTTAATTTTGGTGATGGATCGAGGGAGGATTGTCGAGAGAGGCACTCATGATGAGCTGCTTTCCCAGAATGGGTTGTATGCTCAGTTGTATGAAACGCAGTTTCGAGGGGAGAGGGTCTGA
- a CDS encoding diguanylate cyclase, whose protein sequence is MPVVWSLLVLSVLLAGIFIYIRRHRNVPTVIPRYPAKDILTEIETRFQVLVESAPVGIVITSNSRIVYANPTFLEMFGDTFSEALGTLTVEKVAPESRDLFAENLQKQAEGHRVRYEIMGLRRDGSKFPIQVAATRITNFSEEITAIGFIQDISERRDAEEKLQFQNERLSALHNITLDLLNRRGADDVLNAILLRACDLLDSPFGVLSLLEDDVLVVKTTSEMNTALLGTRIPLKDARLSMLAINTRQPQVRQDYSQWAERLAMYAPYNLKAVVNVPVIINDQPVGILALGRTAPDKPFLNDEIDVMRSLVQLAALAMDNAQLFAAAQHELNERKSAEEELRRANQKLQFQIEAIQLLQTELREQAIRDPLTGLYNRRYLDETLERELARAGRENYPISFVMIDIDGFKKINDDFGHGVGDAMLQRLANQLLSQTRTGDIVCRYGGDEFLVVLLNVASEISFHIADKWRNQFQSPMALLDSQAARTTISCGISDFPGDGTTKADIIANADNALYIAKRNGRDQVVVWAGNREP, encoded by the coding sequence ATGCCAGTTGTCTGGTCCCTGCTGGTTTTGTCCGTATTACTTGCGGGGATTTTTATTTATATCCGCCGCCATCGAAATGTGCCCACGGTGATCCCTCGTTATCCAGCCAAAGATATTCTGACGGAAATCGAAACCCGTTTTCAAGTCCTTGTTGAGTCTGCGCCGGTCGGCATAGTCATCACCAGCAATTCGAGGATCGTGTATGCCAACCCGACCTTTTTGGAAATGTTCGGCGATACATTTTCCGAGGCACTTGGCACCCTCACGGTTGAAAAAGTGGCACCTGAAAGCCGCGACCTGTTTGCGGAAAATTTGCAAAAACAGGCGGAGGGGCACAGGGTGCGTTATGAAATTATGGGGTTGCGGCGCGACGGCTCGAAATTTCCCATCCAGGTTGCGGCAACCCGCATAACGAATTTTTCGGAGGAAATCACTGCCATCGGTTTTATCCAGGATATCTCCGAGCGCAGGGATGCCGAGGAAAAACTGCAATTCCAAAATGAAAGATTAAGCGCCCTCCACAACATCACACTCGACCTGTTGAACCGCCGCGGAGCGGACGATGTTCTCAATGCGATCCTGCTGCGCGCCTGCGATCTGCTGGATTCACCTTTCGGGGTCCTCTCCCTTCTGGAAGACGACGTGCTCGTTGTAAAGACCACGTCGGAAATGAATACAGCCCTGCTCGGGACGCGCATCCCCTTGAAGGACGCGCGTTTATCCATGCTGGCGATCAACACGCGCCAGCCGCAGGTCAGGCAGGATTATTCGCAATGGGCTGAACGGCTTGCCATGTACGCCCCATATAACCTGAAGGCTGTTGTAAATGTGCCGGTCATCATCAACGACCAGCCGGTTGGGATCCTGGCGCTGGGACGCACCGCACCCGACAAGCCCTTTCTGAACGATGAGATCGATGTGATGCGCTCCCTTGTGCAGCTGGCGGCGCTTGCCATGGATAATGCCCAGCTGTTCGCCGCCGCGCAGCACGAATTGAACGAAAGGAAGTCTGCCGAGGAGGAACTTCGCCGGGCGAACCAGAAACTCCAGTTCCAGATCGAGGCGATACAGCTCCTCCAGACCGAACTGCGCGAACAGGCCATCCGCGATCCGCTGACCGGGTTATACAACCGCCGCTACCTGGACGAAACCCTGGAGCGCGAACTCGCGCGGGCCGGACGGGAGAATTATCCGATCAGTTTCGTCATGATCGATATTGACGGCTTTAAAAAAATAAATGACGATTTTGGCCACGGCGTGGGGGATGCAATGCTGCAACGCCTCGCAAATCAACTGCTGAGCCAGACCCGCACCGGCGATATTGTCTGCCGCTATGGCGGGGATGAGTTTTTGGTGGTCCTGCTGAATGTGGCCTCCGAGATCTCCTTCCATATCGCTGATAAGTGGAGGAATCAGTTCCAGTCGCCAATGGCGCTTTTGGATTCTCAGGCCGCCAGAACCACGATCTCTTGCGGCATCTCGGATTTTCCCGGGGATGGAACCACAAAAGCGGATATTATCGCAAATGCCGATAATGCCCTGTATATCGCAAAAAGGAACGGGCGCGATCAGGTGGTTGTTTGGGCGGGAAATCGCGAGCCATAA